Genomic segment of uncultured Tolumonas sp.:
ACGCTATCGTGATTTAACCGTTGCCGCATCCAATCTCGACCCCAAAGATGGCAGTGCCGTTGATCCGGCCAATCCACTGATCATGGCAAAAGGCGGTGATGTTTTGGCATGGGATATTTTTTCTCAGGTCGGCCAATTAGCCGGTTCAAATAAATCGGGCATGCTGGCCGGTTTAAAAGTGAAAAAATTGATCGCAGCCGCTGAGTCGCAATCAACCCTGAAAGTATCAACCTATTACAATACCATTCAGCCCTTGCATAACGTCTATGACGGCTTCCTGTTCTACGATCGATCAAGTCAATTACGCACTGATGTGAAGACGAAAACAATCGCGATTGGTACAGAGATCTTCACGGCTTTGATGGGCTATAAACCTCAACCGGACACTGATCATCAACGTTGGTGGGAACTGAATGGCGCTTCACATTTTTCATATGATGAAATTCAGAACTATGTTGACCCATTCGTACAGCGTGATGCGGTATTTAAAACAGCCGATGGGAAACCGCTGAGTTTATCACAACGCACTATCCAGAATGGCCCATGCACGCCACCGACCATTTACAGCAGAGTACCGAATGGCGATGTCATGAAGGCAGCATTGAAATCATTAAATACCTGGATCTCAGGTGGTGTAGCGCCAGCAACCGCGCCTCGCTTTGTGGTTGATGCCAAGAATAAGTATGTCCGTGATAACAACGGACAAGTTTTAGGTGGGATCCACACTGCCGCGCAAGATGCGCCGATGGCGACTAATTCCGGTATCGGTTCTGGCCCATGGTTCTGTGGCCCGTCTGGTTACCATGTAGATTTCACACCGAAACAGATGTGCGAACGCTACGGCAGCCATGCGGCATATGTCGAAAAAGTGAAAGCGATTGCCGATACCAATGTTCAGGCAGGATTCATCTTACCGGAAGAGGCACAAAAAACCGTGCTTGAAGCCAGTAGCTATGCATTTTCGTGCCCAGTAGCAAACTAAATTTTAGCGATTGACCTGTGGGGAATGCCCAATGATTCCCCTGTTTTTACATTCAAATTGGATGATTTTTTTGAACAGTAATCATCGTGTTTACCGTTCTTATTGATGATCAAAGGAGCAACACTATGACCGTATCTCTCGAGCAACGTATTCAAAAAATGGAAGACCAGACAGCGATTAAATGTCTGATCGATACTTTTGCAAATTTGGCTGATGTTAAAGATATTGCAAGCCAAATGAACCTCTTTACACCCGATGCCATCGTCGAAACCTATTTCGGTGACACCTTATTCGTCGCTATGAAGGGCCGTGAAGAGATCAATAATGTATTTTCTGGTTTCATCGCTAATTTTACTGGCATGTACCATATGAATGGCCAATTCATCGTTGATATCAACGGTGATCAGGCTAACTCAACGCATTACTGTTTGGTGGTCTTAATTTCAGAAGATGCGGAAGGCAAAACATATAAAAACCTGAATGGTATTATTTACAA
This window contains:
- a CDS encoding nuclear transport factor 2 family protein — protein: MTVSLEQRIQKMEDQTAIKCLIDTFANLADVKDIASQMNLFTPDAIVETYFGDTLFVAMKGREEINNVFSGFIANFTGMYHMNGQFIVDINGDQANSTHYCLVVLISEDAEGKTYKNLNGIIYKDEYVRCDGEWLISKRIARFTWRDLSELVIPQ
- a CDS encoding alpha/beta hydrolase domain-containing protein encodes the protein MRTLQPLKLFSASNPAQKNKCLKAMQLTAIAAVTTFALSACSNYLVHSSTLPAEISAPAIGTAMSSTSMSMQTNGYVENEYFLKGTASRYRIKDPMKNAEKIDSGNPYETRVLVRRPTDPAHFNGTVIVEWLNVTLDQDIDFVYGATRELLVRDGYAWIGISAQRNGVEAMKKWNPERYRDLTVAASNLDPKDGSAVDPANPLIMAKGGDVLAWDIFSQVGQLAGSNKSGMLAGLKVKKLIAAAESQSTLKVSTYYNTIQPLHNVYDGFLFYDRSSQLRTDVKTKTIAIGTEIFTALMGYKPQPDTDHQRWWELNGASHFSYDEIQNYVDPFVQRDAVFKTADGKPLSLSQRTIQNGPCTPPTIYSRVPNGDVMKAALKSLNTWISGGVAPATAPRFVVDAKNKYVRDNNGQVLGGIHTAAQDAPMATNSGIGSGPWFCGPSGYHVDFTPKQMCERYGSHAAYVEKVKAIADTNVQAGFILPEEAQKTVLEASSYAFSCPVAN